The genomic DNA TTATACCCAGCTGTTGCATTTTATTTTGTTCTTCTCGCACATCTTGGGCAAATTCGTCGCTGTTCAGTACATTTTCAGCGGCGTCTTTATCTAACCCTACAGATTCAACAACAGTTAAAAGCTGTACAGGATCACTCAAATCTAGATTTGTCGTAAAGTGTGCATCGAATAGCGCTAATTTTAACGGCGTTTGTTTATCAAAGCGTTTGGCCCACGTCAGTAGTCGATGGCAATCAAAGCTGTTAATCATGCGCATTTTCTCTGAAAAGTTAAATTCAAAGCCTGATTCTTTGCCACGGTCGATTATATTTTGTCGGTTTTGATCGCTTTGCGCTTCGGTAATACCGTATTTCTCCATCAAATGTTCTCGGAGATCTTGGCCTTCTTTCGGCATGGCGGGGTTAAGCTCAAACGCATGCCATTCTATATTCGCTTGTATCGAATCATTCAATTCATTTAATGCGGCGTCTAAGTTGTTATAACCCACTACACACCAAGGGCACATAACATCCGATACGATATCTATTTTTAGGTTTTTCAAATGAGGTCCTTAATTGCGATCATTCTTTAGATCGTAAATGATCACCAAAGTTTAATTTACTCGCTTTAATGCGTGCGTAGTTTGAAAATACAAGCCATAGATAACTTTAATGCGCTAAACTTGCCCATATATATTCATTTCTAGTCATTATTGAGAAAGCACATGTCTGTCACTATCCGTGCAAATGTACCAATCCCTCTTACCAACCAAGCCGTAGAAACTAAATTCATCAGTTTTTCAGGTTTTTCTGACAATAAAGAACACATCGCAGTGCTTTTTGGACAACCTACCGAACAAGACGCGCCATTAGTGCGAATACATTCAGAATGTTTAACAGGTGACGTCTTTGGTTCGCAGCGGTGTGATTGTGGAGAACAACTTGAAGAAGCGCAGCGCTTAATGAGTGTAGAAGGTGGCATTCTGCTCTACTTAAGACAAGAAGGCCGCGGTATTGGTCTCTATAACAAATTAGATGCCTACGCCCTGCAAGACAAAGGAATTGATACTTATAAAGCCAATGAGATGCTGGGCTTTGGGCACGATTTACGCGACTTTGGTCCAGCCATTGAAATGTTAGCCAGCCTCAACGTTAAGCGCGTTCGGTTATTATCCAATAATCCTCATAAGGCCGACGAACTAGAGCAAGCCGGTATTGAGGTAACAGAAAGAGTTGATACCGGCGTATATGTGAATAAATATAATGCCGGCTATCTAAAAGCTAAAGTGGAGCAGCAAGAACACCGCATAAACCTAGAAGATAACGACAGTTAGGTGGTTTTTAGCTTACTTTCCGCAAAACTATAATGTGGATAACTTTGTAGATAAACATTGAGTAACCAGTTGTATAACCTATGATTAAGCCGTGATAAGCTGGGAATAAATGGTAGAGGGCACCTCATTGCAGTATTTAGAAGAGTTTTTAAACGCTCCCGATGGACACGAAATTCCGGTCAGACTCTGGCGACCTGAGCCTTGCGAACAGCTGTTGGTCATTTCTCATGGTATGGCTGAATATTGCGAGCGTTATGCACCGCTAGCTGAGTTTTTAACTGAACAAAATATTGCTGTTCTTGCTATTAATCATCGCGGCCATGGAATGGATTGCCCCGACGATGATTTAGGCCACTACGCCGATGATCAAGGCTGGCAAAAAGTTATCGATGATTTACATCAAGCTATCGAATACGGCCGCAAAGAAATCCCTAATGTGAAGGTAAGTCTGCTCGGACACAGCATGGGCTCTTTTATTAGCCAAGCTTATATTCAACAATACGGCCAACGTTTAGAGCACCTGATTCTCAGTGCTACAAACCGAATTGATCGACCTAAGTTACATGCCTCAAACCTGTTAATCTCTGCCATCAAAGCCTTTAAAGGAAAAAGAAGCATTAGTACGTTTGTCACCCAAACGGCTTTTTCTCCTTTTAACGCAAAGTTTAAGCCTAATAGAACTGAGTTTGATTGGATATCTCGCGATGAGGCTGTAGTTGATGAGTATATAGCCGATCCATTTTGTGGGTTTGATTGCACGCTCGGCCTGTGGGCAGACTTTATTTCTGGCATGTTGGCGATTCAACCTAAATCTTGGCCTAATGACGTGAAGTTGCATCTTTTGTCTGGTACATCAGACCCTGTCGGAGATATGGGTAAAGGGGTTAAATTACTCGCGAAGCAATTGAAGCAGAGCGAAAAAAACCTTCAAAGCGTTAAACTTTATCCACAGGCTCGACATGAAATTATCAATGAGAGCAATAGGGAGGAGGTGTGGCAAGACATCTTAACTATTTTGAAAACAGGTAAAACGCTTTAATATTTTAGAGAATTGTCGCTAAACGATTCACGATAGGTATGTCTGCAGGTGCCCATTTTAAAGGCGTGCAGTCGGTCAGTGACAACCAGCGGTATTCATCATGATCAACCAACTGAAGCTCGCCCATGAAGGATGCTATCTGGTAAACATGTAAAACTACTTTTTTATCCCCATAATCATGGGTCGTTTTCATAAAAAACGACCCTATTTCTGTGGATAAATTAAGTTCTTCGGCTAACTCTCGTTCTAAACATTCAGACGCGGTTTCGTTGGCTTCAATTTTTCCACCTGGGAACTCCCAATAACCCGCTAAATGCCGTCCACTACTGCGTTTTGCTGCAAAGACTTTTCCATTGTGAATTAACAAAGCCGCCGTCACATGAATGACAGGGCGCTCTTTTAGGTTACTTCCCAATGCAAAAGCTTCCAAAAATTCGACCTAACAAATCATCTGAACTGAATTCACCGGTAATCTCATTCAATGCATTTTGTGCCACTCTCAGGTCTTCAGCTAACAACTCACCAGCCGCTGGTCCTAAAAGTTGCGCAAGCCCCTTATCAAGTGCATCTTGTGCAACGTTTAGGGCCTCCAAATGTCGTTTACGTGCGATAAAGCCAGACTCATGTTGGCCTTCAAAACCCATTATTTGCTTTAAATGATCTCGTAATACGTCTAAGCCGAT from Reinekea marina includes the following:
- a CDS encoding DsbA family oxidoreductase translates to MKNLKIDIVSDVMCPWCVVGYNNLDAALNELNDSIQANIEWHAFELNPAMPKEGQDLREHLMEKYGITEAQSDQNRQNIIDRGKESGFEFNFSEKMRMINSFDCHRLLTWAKRFDKQTPLKLALFDAHFTTNLDLSDPVQLLTVVESVGLDKDAAENVLNSDEFAQDVREEQNKMQQLGITSVPTFIVNDKYAISGGQPVAAFKQALTQISAEM
- the ribA gene encoding GTP cyclohydrolase II, with the protein product MSVTIRANVPIPLTNQAVETKFISFSGFSDNKEHIAVLFGQPTEQDAPLVRIHSECLTGDVFGSQRCDCGEQLEEAQRLMSVEGGILLYLRQEGRGIGLYNKLDAYALQDKGIDTYKANEMLGFGHDLRDFGPAIEMLASLNVKRVRLLSNNPHKADELEQAGIEVTERVDTGVYVNKYNAGYLKAKVEQQEHRINLEDNDS
- a CDS encoding alpha/beta fold hydrolase, producing MVEGTSLQYLEEFLNAPDGHEIPVRLWRPEPCEQLLVISHGMAEYCERYAPLAEFLTEQNIAVLAINHRGHGMDCPDDDLGHYADDQGWQKVIDDLHQAIEYGRKEIPNVKVSLLGHSMGSFISQAYIQQYGQRLEHLILSATNRIDRPKLHASNLLISAIKAFKGKRSISTFVTQTAFSPFNAKFKPNRTEFDWISRDEAVVDEYIADPFCGFDCTLGLWADFISGMLAIQPKSWPNDVKLHLLSGTSDPVGDMGKGVKLLAKQLKQSEKNLQSVKLYPQARHEIINESNREEVWQDILTILKTGKTL
- a CDS encoding (deoxy)nucleoside triphosphate pyrophosphohydrolase yields the protein MEAFALGSNLKERPVIHVTAALLIHNGKVFAAKRSSGRHLAGYWEFPGGKIEANETASECLERELAEELNLSTEIGSFFMKTTHDYGDKKVVLHVYQIASFMGELQLVDHDEYRWLSLTDCTPLKWAPADIPIVNRLATIL